The Tepidibacter aestuarii genome contains a region encoding:
- a CDS encoding type II toxin-antitoxin system PemK/MazF family toxin, translating to MNNNLEIKRGDIFYGDLSPVIGSEQGGVRPVLIIQNDIGNKYSPTVIIAAITSQINKAKLPTHIEINANDYGLNRDSVVLLEQVRTIDKKRLREKIGSFDNDMMKKVDEGLQISLGLFEI from the coding sequence GTGAATAATAATTTAGAGATTAAACGAGGTGACATATTTTACGGTGACCTAAGTCCCGTAATAGGGTCTGAACAAGGGGGAGTAAGACCCGTATTGATCATTCAAAATGATATAGGAAACAAATATAGCCCAACAGTTATAATTGCAGCCATAACATCTCAGATTAACAAAGCAAAACTACCGACTCATATTGAAATTAATGCAAATGATTACGGACTTAATAGAGACTCAGTAGTATTACTTGAGCAGGTAAGAACCATAGACAAAAAAAGATTGAGAGAAAAAATAGGAAGTTTTGATAATGATATGATGAAAAAAGTAGACGAGGGTCTTCAAATAAGTTTAGGATTGTTTGAGATTTAG
- a CDS encoding CopG family ribbon-helix-helix protein, with protein MSSCMGKKKIVVSLPNNLLSEVDKIVKVENKNRSEFIKEAMNLYLREKRKVRTRESMIKGYREMGVINLALAEMGLSMDMSSLTGYEGKIAEGE; from the coding sequence GTGTCTAGTTGTATGGGTAAGAAGAAAATCGTTGTAAGTTTGCCAAATAACTTACTTTCAGAAGTGGATAAAATAGTAAAAGTAGAAAACAAAAACAGATCAGAATTTATAAAGGAAGCTATGAACCTCTATTTGAGAGAAAAAAGAAAAGTTCGAACTAGAGAATCTATGATAAAAGGTTATAGAGAAATGGGAGTTATAAACTTAGCTTTAGCAGAAATGGGTCTTAGCATGGATATGTCTTCTTTGACGGGGTATGAAGGGAAGATAGCAGAAGGTGAATAA
- the alr gene encoding alanine racemase has product MSYKTRPTWAEINIGNLKQNYRNIKKLLKEDTKICGVIKANAYGHGSVQIAKTLVDEGVDYLAIATLEEAIELRNNDVELPILCLGYIQEDCFDLAVENNIDITIYSKELAQSLNKVSEQKNKKARVHIKLDTGMSRLGFQINDESVDFIENICGYSNLDVVGIYSHFAMADEKDKTFTNMQFDKFTYIVNKLENRGIKIPIKHICNSAGIMDCPEYHLDMVRSGIILYGHYPSDDVMKDRLDLKPVMTLKTTVSNVKTVVPDTGISYGQKYRTSDFTKIATIPIGYADGFTRMLNENANMKIKDKLAPVIGRICMDQCMLQINGLDVSIGDEVKIFGEDADIKIERIADSLNTINYEVLCMISRRIPRVYLEGNRVLHILDYLIK; this is encoded by the coding sequence TTGAGTTATAAAACAAGACCTACTTGGGCAGAAATAAATATAGGCAATTTAAAGCAAAACTATAGAAACATAAAAAAATTACTCAAAGAAGACACAAAGATATGCGGAGTTATTAAAGCTAATGCTTATGGACATGGATCTGTACAAATTGCAAAGACGCTTGTAGATGAAGGCGTAGATTATTTAGCTATTGCTACACTTGAGGAGGCAATAGAACTCAGGAATAATGATGTAGAATTACCCATACTATGTCTTGGTTATATACAAGAAGATTGTTTTGATTTGGCGGTAGAAAACAATATAGATATAACTATATATTCAAAGGAACTAGCCCAAAGTTTAAACAAAGTTAGTGAGCAAAAGAATAAAAAAGCTAGAGTACATATAAAATTAGATACTGGAATGTCTAGACTAGGATTTCAAATAAATGATGAATCTGTAGACTTTATTGAGAATATATGTGGATATTCTAATTTGGATGTTGTTGGTATATACAGTCATTTTGCTATGGCGGATGAAAAGGATAAGACTTTTACCAACATGCAGTTTGATAAATTCACATATATAGTAAATAAATTAGAAAATAGAGGTATAAAAATCCCAATAAAGCATATATGTAATAGTGCGGGTATAATGGATTGTCCTGAGTACCATCTTGACATGGTAAGAAGTGGAATAATACTTTATGGACATTATCCTTCTGATGATGTTATGAAGGATAGGTTAGATCTAAAGCCTGTTATGACATTAAAGACAACGGTATCTAATGTTAAAACTGTAGTACCTGATACAGGAATAAGCTATGGTCAAAAGTATAGAACAAGTGACTTTACAAAAATAGCGACTATTCCTATTGGGTATGCAGATGGTTTTACAAGAATGCTAAATGAAAATGCAAATATGAAGATAAAAGATAAGCTAGCACCTGTAATTGGAAGAATATGCATGGACCAATGTATGCTTCAAATAAACGGACTAGATGTAAGTATAGGAGATGAAGTAAAGATATTTGGAGAAGATGCAGATATTAAAATAGAGAGAATTGCTGATTCTTTAAATACTATAAATTATGAAGTCCTATGCATGATTTCTAGAAGAATACCAAGGGTGTATTTGGAAGGAAATAGAGTTTTACACATACTAGATTATCTGATAAAATAG
- the gerS gene encoding germination lipoprotein GerS: MKKWILSILVIILIGISFTGCRESTDEEVYYKFQKKINKLDSYSCIATISVCGNKSIKEYEASHYFKSPNYYKLETLNPSNIKGKITIYDGDKIIIKNPKFKDELKFTHRGIENRYLFVGDFLKNIYENENLKISSDKYFLILETNIPGSSFYFNKQKVYVDKKTLKPNKLEIMDVNLKKRFVVNYKEFKYNGD, encoded by the coding sequence GTGAAAAAGTGGATCTTATCTATCCTTGTAATTATACTAATAGGTATTAGTTTTACAGGATGTAGGGAGTCCACAGATGAAGAAGTGTATTATAAATTTCAAAAGAAGATAAATAAATTAGATTCGTATTCATGTATAGCAACTATAAGCGTATGCGGTAATAAATCTATAAAAGAGTATGAAGCAAGTCACTATTTTAAAAGCCCAAACTATTACAAGCTCGAAACATTAAATCCTAGTAATATAAAAGGAAAAATAACTATTTATGATGGTGATAAGATTATAATAAAAAATCCAAAATTTAAGGATGAATTAAAATTCACCCATAGAGGTATAGAAAATAGATATCTATTTGTAGGAGATTTTTTAAAAAATATTTATGAAAATGAGAATTTAAAGATAAGTTCCGATAAATATTTCTTGATTTTAGAAACTAATATACCTGGTTCTTCTTTTTATTTTAATAAACAAAAGGTTTACGTTGACAAAAAAACATTAAAGCCTAATAAGTTAGAGATAATGGATGTTAACTTGAAGAAAAGATTTGTTGTTAATTATAAGGAATTTAAGTACAACGGGGATTAA
- a CDS encoding CBS domain-containing protein translates to MTAKDIMTTDVVVVKQDSTIKEIAEIFLKNRIGGVPVVDEENKIVGIISETDIIQKEKNVNVPSFINILQGYIFFDSFKEVEEDIRKIAAYKASDIMSKEVMTVREDDSVEYVANEMIKRSINRVPVVDDNNYIKGIICRYDLIKAMYN, encoded by the coding sequence ATGACTGCAAAAGATATAATGACTACTGATGTTGTAGTCGTAAAACAAGATTCTACTATAAAGGAAATAGCTGAGATATTCTTAAAGAATAGGATTGGGGGAGTTCCTGTAGTAGATGAGGAAAACAAGATAGTAGGAATAATATCAGAAACCGATATTATACAAAAAGAGAAAAATGTAAATGTACCATCTTTTATAAACATACTCCAAGGTTATATATTTTTTGATAGCTTTAAAGAGGTAGAAGAGGACATTAGAAAGATAGCAGCCTATAAGGCATCTGATATAATGTCAAAGGAAGTTATGACTGTTAGAGAAGATGATAGTGTTGAATATGTTGCAAATGAGATGATAAAGAGATCTATAAATAGGGTACCTGTTGTTGATGATAATAATTATATTAAGGGGATTATATGTAGATATGATCTTATAAAAGCTATGTACAATTAA
- the acpS gene encoding holo-ACP synthase: protein MNILGTGIDIIEIERIKKAINKNNKFLERIYTEKEIEYFKQKDYKAQTIAGNFAAKEAISKAFGTGIRGYNFKDIEILRNSLGKPVVTLYNKLYELSEKLEMKEILLSISHSKEYAVANAIITTRKEV from the coding sequence ATGAATATTTTAGGTACTGGAATAGATATAATAGAAATAGAGAGAATAAAAAAAGCTATAAATAAAAATAATAAGTTTTTAGAAAGGATTTATACAGAAAAAGAAATCGAGTATTTTAAACAAAAGGATTATAAAGCTCAAACTATAGCTGGAAATTTTGCTGCAAAAGAGGCTATAAGTAAGGCGTTTGGAACTGGCATCAGAGGTTATAATTTTAAAGATATAGAAATATTAAGAAATAGTCTTGGAAAACCGGTTGTAACATTATATAATAAGTTATACGAATTATCAGAAAAGTTAGAAATGAAAGAAATTTTATTGTCTATATCTCATTCAAAAGAATATGCAGTTGCAAATGCTATTATAACGACTAGAAAGGAGGTTTGA
- a CDS encoding coiled-coil domain-containing protein yields MIFGNNKLDMNLIEKIVKKNKVPILTQYEPFKELIKMETNESISRKVKELNDLIKERKAMEKQLLDMQGKKPKLMAKIIYISNELNENKNIKAEQELDKLKQEMEEINNSIDMIFEKLEDRPILIKEKNLELLRETVKHSYEKINKGESNLSEVNAKVAKLRKELDDLRVQKEDIEETVNSTYHFIHAILGHKDMEKLDGKLLK; encoded by the coding sequence ATGATATTTGGGAATAATAAACTAGATATGAATTTAATTGAGAAAATAGTAAAAAAGAATAAAGTTCCTATATTAACGCAATATGAGCCATTTAAAGAGCTTATCAAGATGGAAACAAATGAATCAATATCTAGAAAGGTTAAAGAGTTAAATGATTTAATAAAAGAGAGAAAAGCTATGGAAAAACAACTTTTAGATATGCAGGGAAAAAAGCCTAAGTTGATGGCTAAGATAATATATATATCAAATGAGCTAAATGAAAATAAAAATATAAAAGCAGAGCAAGAATTAGATAAATTAAAACAGGAGATGGAAGAGATAAATAATAGTATAGATATGATATTTGAAAAATTAGAGGACAGGCCTATTCTAATAAAAGAAAAGAATTTAGAACTTTTGAGAGAAACTGTAAAGCATTCATACGAAAAAATAAACAAAGGGGAATCAAACCTTTCAGAGGTAAACGCTAAGGTAGCTAAACTTAGAAAAGAGCTAGATGATCTTAGAGTGCAAAAGGAAGATATAGAAGAAACGGTTAATAGTACTTATCATTTTATACATGCAATACTTGGGCATAAAGATATGGAAAAATTAGATGGTAAACTTTTAAAATAA
- the atpC gene encoding ATP synthase F1 subunit epsilon — MAGEFSVEIVTPDKKFFEGTAEMVVVRTINGDVGILKNHASYVAPLDIGVLKLKKDGSFKEATVAGGFIQVDKEKTTILTEAAEWADQIDIQRANKAKEEAEAKIKSAHGKEIDLLEIDLKKAINRINTSK; from the coding sequence ATGGCAGGAGAATTTTCTGTAGAAATAGTTACTCCCGATAAAAAGTTTTTTGAAGGCACTGCTGAAATGGTAGTTGTTAGAACTATAAACGGTGATGTTGGTATACTTAAGAATCATGCAAGTTACGTAGCGCCACTAGATATAGGTGTATTAAAGCTTAAAAAGGATGGTTCATTTAAAGAAGCAACTGTTGCAGGTGGTTTTATCCAAGTTGATAAGGAAAAGACTACTATATTAACAGAAGCTGCTGAATGGGCTGATCAAATAGATATACAAAGAGCTAATAAAGCTAAAGAAGAAGCCGAAGCAAAAATTAAATCTGCTCATGGAAAAGAAATAGATCTTCTTGAAATTGATCTTAAAAAAGCGATTAATAGAATAAACACTTCTAAATAA
- the atpD gene encoding F0F1 ATP synthase subunit beta — translation MPEKNIGKVVQIIGPVLDIKFSSENLPNLLNAIEVEYNGNKIVAEVAQHIGDDTVKCIAMSSTDGLVRGIDALDTGAPISVPVGKGTLGRIFNVLGEVVDNKPAPTDSPKLPIHREAPSFEDQETSTEILETGIKVVDLIAPYAKGGKIGLFGGAGVGKTVLIMELINNIATQHGGLSVFAGVGERTREGNDLYNEMIESGVIDKTALVYGQMNEPPGARMRVALTGLTMAEYFRDQEGQDVLLFVDNIFRFTQAGSEVSALLGRMPSAVGYQPTLATEMGALQERITSTKKGSITSVQAVYVPADDLTDPAPATTFAHLDAKTVLSRDIASRGIYPAVDPLDSTSRILDPNVVGAEHYDVARRVQSVLQRYKELQDIIAILGMDELSDEDKMAVARARKIQNFLSQPFSVAEQFTGMEGKYVPLKETVRGFKEILEGKHDNLPESAFLYVGSIEEAIEKAKKGE, via the coding sequence ATGCCAGAAAAGAATATAGGTAAAGTGGTTCAAATTATCGGACCCGTACTAGACATAAAGTTCAGTAGTGAAAACTTACCAAACTTACTAAATGCGATTGAAGTAGAATATAATGGAAACAAAATAGTGGCAGAGGTAGCTCAACATATAGGGGATGACACTGTTAAGTGTATCGCCATGAGTTCAACGGATGGACTTGTTAGAGGTATTGACGCTTTAGATACAGGAGCACCTATATCTGTTCCTGTTGGAAAAGGTACATTAGGAAGAATATTCAATGTACTTGGAGAGGTTGTTGATAACAAGCCTGCTCCAACTGATTCTCCAAAGTTACCAATACATAGAGAGGCTCCTTCTTTTGAAGATCAAGAGACTTCTACTGAAATTCTTGAAACAGGAATAAAGGTAGTTGACCTTATAGCTCCTTATGCAAAGGGTGGTAAGATTGGTCTGTTTGGAGGGGCAGGAGTTGGTAAGACAGTTCTTATAATGGAGCTTATCAACAACATAGCTACTCAACATGGTGGACTTTCAGTGTTTGCTGGAGTTGGAGAGAGAACTAGAGAAGGTAATGACCTTTATAATGAAATGATTGAGTCTGGAGTTATCGATAAGACTGCTCTAGTTTACGGTCAGATGAATGAGCCACCTGGAGCGAGAATGAGAGTTGCGCTTACAGGACTTACTATGGCTGAGTATTTCAGAGATCAAGAAGGACAAGACGTATTATTATTCGTTGATAATATATTCCGTTTCACTCAAGCAGGATCTGAGGTTTCTGCGCTATTAGGACGTATGCCATCTGCCGTTGGATACCAACCAACACTAGCTACAGAGATGGGTGCTCTTCAAGAGAGAATAACATCTACTAAGAAGGGTTCTATCACATCTGTTCAAGCAGTATACGTTCCAGCCGATGACTTAACTGACCCGGCACCAGCTACAACATTTGCCCATCTTGATGCTAAGACAGTTTTATCAAGAGATATAGCATCTCGTGGTATTTACCCTGCGGTTGATCCACTTGATTCAACATCTAGAATACTAGATCCAAATGTTGTTGGAGCTGAGCACTATGATGTAGCTCGTAGAGTACAATCAGTTCTTCAAAGATATAAAGAACTTCAAGATATTATCGCTATACTTGGTATGGATGAATTATCTGATGAAGATAAAATGGCTGTTGCTCGTGCAAGAAAGATACAAAACTTCTTATCTCAACCATTCAGTGTTGCTGAACAGTTCACTGGTATGGAAGGTAAATATGTACCTCTTAAAGAAACTGTAAGAGGATTTAAAGAAATCCTTGAAGGTAAGCATGATAACTTACCAGAATCAGCTTTCCTTTATGTAGGTTCTATAGAAGAGGCAATTGAAAAAGCTAAGAAGGGAGAGTAG
- the atpG gene encoding ATP synthase F1 subunit gamma has product MAGMKDIKRRIKSVGNTKQITKAMELVSSAKLKRAKEQAQATKPYFETLYATIEKIAKSAKGVQSIFLEQRDSSKKCYVVIAGDRGLAGGYNSNVLKTAINHMEHKQESIIAIGKKSVDFFNKRGYNILDKFTGVEDLTYADARKVAATAIDAYAKEEVDEVYLVYTKFESTLTQTPEVLKLLPLSFEEDKEITKREMIEFDPGEEEVLEYLVPKFMEGSIYGGIAESSASEQGARRTAMQSATDNADEMISKLELKYNRARQASITQEISEIVAGSEALK; this is encoded by the coding sequence ATGGCTGGAATGAAGGATATTAAAAGACGTATTAAGAGTGTCGGTAACACTAAGCAGATAACTAAAGCTATGGAGCTTGTTTCATCAGCTAAGTTAAAAAGAGCTAAAGAACAAGCACAAGCTACTAAGCCGTATTTTGAAACTCTTTATGCTACTATAGAAAAGATAGCTAAAAGTGCTAAAGGAGTTCAAAGTATATTTTTAGAGCAAAGAGACTCGTCTAAAAAATGCTATGTAGTTATAGCAGGAGATAGAGGACTTGCTGGTGGATACAACTCAAACGTCTTAAAGACTGCAATAAATCATATGGAACACAAACAAGAGAGTATTATAGCTATTGGGAAAAAGTCTGTCGATTTCTTTAACAAAAGAGGCTATAATATTTTAGATAAATTTACTGGAGTTGAAGACTTAACTTATGCAGATGCTAGAAAGGTTGCAGCTACTGCAATTGACGCATATGCAAAGGAAGAAGTAGATGAAGTATATCTTGTGTATACTAAATTTGAATCAACTTTAACTCAAACACCAGAGGTGTTAAAGCTACTTCCTCTTTCTTTTGAAGAAGATAAGGAAATTACAAAGAGAGAAATGATTGAGTTTGATCCAGGAGAAGAAGAGGTACTTGAATATTTAGTTCCTAAGTTTATGGAAGGATCTATATATGGAGGTATAGCTGAATCTTCTGCATCAGAACAAGGAGCTAGAAGAACTGCTATGCAATCTGCTACTGATAATGCAGACGAGATGATTTCTAAATTAGAATTAAAATACAATAGAGCAAGACAAGCATCTATAACTCAAGAAATATCAGAGATAGTTGCAGGTTCAGAGGCGTTAAAATAA
- the atpA gene encoding F0F1 ATP synthase subunit alpha — MNLRPEEISSIIKEQIKKYENKLELTDVGTVTQVGDGIARVHGLEKCMAGELLEFPGQIYGMALNLEEESVGAVLLGSEENIKEGDTVKRTGRIVEVPVGEALSGRVVNALGQPIDGKGPINSDKFRPIEAIASGIISRKSVHEPLQTGIKAIDSMIPIGRGQRELIIGDRQTGKTSVALDTIINQKGKNVKCIYVAIGQKRSTVAQIMDRLESNGAMDYTTIVSATASELAPLQYMAPYAGCAIAEEFMYNGGHVLIVYDDLSKHAVAYRAMSLLLRRPPGREAYPGDVFYLHSRLLERAAKLADELGGGSITALPIVETQAGDVSAYIPTNVISITDGQIFLETELFNSGVRPAVNPGISVSRVGGSAQIKPMKKVAGTLKLAYSQYRELQAFAQFGSDLDEDTKARLAQGERVVEMLKQGENDPIPVEKQVMIIYAVTNKFLTDIPVSEIGRFERELYKFMDENYPQVGKDILDGKDYKEGLESAITEFKKRFKIEE; from the coding sequence ATGAATTTAAGACCGGAAGAAATTAGTTCAATTATAAAAGAACAAATAAAAAAGTATGAGAATAAATTAGAACTGACTGATGTTGGTACAGTTACTCAAGTTGGAGATGGTATAGCTAGAGTTCATGGACTTGAAAAGTGTATGGCAGGAGAGCTTTTAGAGTTTCCTGGTCAGATTTATGGAATGGCATTAAACTTAGAGGAAGAATCTGTAGGAGCCGTTTTACTTGGTTCTGAAGAAAATATAAAAGAGGGCGACACTGTTAAAAGAACTGGAAGAATAGTTGAGGTTCCAGTAGGAGAGGCTTTATCTGGTAGAGTTGTTAATGCATTAGGACAACCTATAGATGGTAAAGGACCTATCAATAGCGATAAGTTTAGACCTATAGAGGCTATAGCTTCTGGTATAATATCTAGAAAATCAGTTCATGAGCCTTTACAAACAGGTATTAAAGCAATAGATTCTATGATTCCAATAGGAAGAGGACAAAGAGAGCTTATCATCGGAGACAGACAAACTGGTAAGACTTCTGTTGCTCTAGATACTATAATCAACCAAAAAGGTAAAAATGTTAAGTGTATATATGTAGCAATAGGACAAAAACGTTCTACAGTTGCTCAAATAATGGATAGATTAGAGTCTAATGGTGCTATGGATTATACTACTATAGTATCAGCTACTGCATCTGAGCTTGCTCCACTTCAATATATGGCTCCATATGCTGGTTGTGCAATAGCGGAAGAGTTTATGTACAATGGTGGACATGTTTTAATAGTTTATGATGATTTATCTAAACATGCGGTTGCTTATCGTGCAATGTCACTTCTTCTTAGAAGACCACCAGGACGTGAGGCATATCCAGGAGATGTATTCTACTTACATTCAAGATTACTAGAAAGAGCAGCTAAATTAGCTGATGAGTTAGGTGGAGGATCTATAACTGCACTTCCAATAGTTGAAACTCAAGCAGGAGACGTTTCGGCGTACATACCTACAAACGTAATATCTATAACAGATGGACAGATATTCCTAGAGACTGAGCTTTTCAACTCTGGAGTTAGACCTGCTGTTAACCCTGGTATATCAGTATCAAGGGTTGGAGGTAGTGCGCAAATTAAACCTATGAAAAAGGTTGCAGGTACATTAAAACTTGCTTACTCACAATATAGAGAACTTCAAGCGTTTGCTCAGTTTGGATCAGACCTTGATGAGGATACAAAGGCAAGACTTGCTCAAGGGGAAAGAGTCGTTGAAATGCTAAAGCAGGGCGAGAACGATCCAATACCTGTTGAAAAGCAAGTTATGATAATATACGCTGTAACTAACAAATTCTTAACTGATATTCCTGTTAGTGAAATAGGAAGATTTGAAAGAGAATTATATAAGTTTATGGATGAGAATTACCCACAAGTTGGTAAAGATATACTTGATGGAAAAGATTACAAAGAAGGATTAGAAAGTGCCATAACAGAATTCAAAAAAAGATTTAAAATTGAAGAGTAA